From Candidatus Peregrinibacteria bacterium, a single genomic window includes:
- the recO gene encoding DNA repair protein RecO, whose protein sequence is MREISHRGIVWSLKPYKEKDALITILTEEEGKIRLIAKGLRGAKSTRKGAIQLFSCIRFTRTTPKGHQGISTLLRSELEFSLKNSDPVVLTELVLLGEICGRFLVDGLVIPGVFSLWRDLLEIQFQKPREEICGFLVQFFTKLGFFPEFQKCSRCSQKFSEEKQIVWVNKEGIFCCPHDPHEMHNSLQKKMTFAQLKSLYFFQNTIPRNFSLLHPSLTESKALLRLIFSEISAFSDKPFASKKVLEEVID, encoded by the coding sequence ATGCGAGAAATTTCTCATCGGGGAATTGTTTGGTCGCTAAAACCGTATAAAGAAAAGGATGCGCTCATCACAATTCTTACTGAAGAAGAGGGGAAAATACGCCTTATTGCTAAGGGATTACGCGGAGCAAAAAGCACAAGGAAAGGCGCTATTCAGCTCTTTAGTTGTATTCGTTTTACGAGAACCACCCCAAAAGGACATCAGGGAATTTCAACTCTTCTTCGGTCGGAATTGGAGTTCTCACTCAAAAATTCAGATCCGGTTGTTTTGACAGAGCTCGTGCTTCTCGGAGAAATTTGCGGAAGATTTCTGGTTGATGGGCTCGTAATTCCGGGAGTTTTTTCGTTATGGAGGGATCTTTTGGAGATTCAATTTCAAAAACCGCGCGAAGAGATTTGCGGATTTCTCGTTCAATTTTTTACAAAGCTCGGGTTTTTTCCTGAATTTCAAAAATGTTCTCGGTGTTCCCAAAAATTCTCTGAAGAGAAACAGATTGTATGGGTGAACAAAGAGGGGATTTTCTGTTGCCCCCATGATCCACATGAAATGCACAATTCTCTCCAAAAAAAGATGACATTCGCGCAGCTTAAAAGTTTGTATTTTTTTCAAAATACAATTCCGAGAAATTTTTCTCTTTTACATCCATCGCTTACAGAATCTAAGGCTCTCCTTCGTCTCATTTTTTCCGAAATTTCAGCTTTTTCAGACAAACCCTTTGCATCGAAGAAGGTTTTGGAGGAAGTGATAGATTAG
- a CDS encoding S1 RNA-binding domain-containing protein: MSDDTTFSMEELLKNSPSFVSVDPGSVISGRVIGKEHGRILVDIGGVVTGIVSGRELTDTFSTAKKVKVGDEISVFVLEDEGPDGMVVLSLRKASQMKAWEYFQKIKDEGGVVEVIAKEANKGGLMVEVSGVTAFLPVSQLAPHNYPRVDGANAQEILTKLEKLVGKKFTTKIILIDPEIRKLVVSERVASSEIRQKELVDLKVGDVITGEVNGLVKFGIFVTFGNLEGLVHISELTWAHVKTPTELFRMGDQVKAQVIGVEGEKISLSIKRLLPDPWVGKITAYSVGSIHDGVINKVTNFGVFVTLEEDVNGLVHTSEFVEENADPEKLYKEGNEVTVKVLEILNDDHSLRLSFKGVESGGKRKAAEEPVQKEEEKTPKVEASGDEKKEEGKEKKVTKKKAAPKKEKASEEKPKKPSKKASSKKDE, from the coding sequence ATGTCTGATGACACTACATTTTCCATGGAGGAACTTCTCAAAAATTCTCCTTCATTTGTTTCTGTTGACCCTGGAAGCGTTATTTCTGGACGAGTAATTGGAAAAGAACACGGTCGAATCCTTGTGGATATCGGCGGTGTTGTGACGGGAATTGTTTCAGGAAGAGAGCTTACCGATACTTTCTCCACTGCGAAAAAGGTAAAAGTAGGCGACGAAATTTCAGTATTTGTGCTTGAAGATGAAGGACCGGATGGAATGGTCGTTTTGTCCTTGAGGAAAGCTTCTCAAATGAAGGCGTGGGAATACTTCCAAAAGATTAAAGACGAAGGAGGCGTGGTTGAGGTGATTGCGAAAGAGGCGAATAAAGGAGGACTTATGGTGGAAGTCAGTGGAGTGACTGCTTTTCTCCCAGTTTCCCAGCTCGCGCCACACAATTATCCACGTGTTGACGGAGCAAATGCACAGGAAATCCTCACGAAACTTGAAAAGCTCGTAGGGAAGAAATTCACTACAAAAATTATTTTGATCGATCCAGAAATTCGCAAACTCGTTGTTTCCGAAAGGGTTGCTTCATCTGAAATTCGCCAGAAAGAACTTGTCGATTTAAAGGTAGGAGATGTTATTACTGGAGAGGTCAATGGTCTTGTAAAATTCGGAATTTTCGTCACTTTTGGCAACCTTGAAGGACTCGTGCACATTTCAGAACTCACGTGGGCCCACGTCAAAACTCCTACGGAGCTCTTTCGAATGGGCGACCAAGTGAAGGCACAAGTGATCGGAGTAGAAGGCGAAAAAATATCGCTCTCCATTAAACGACTTTTGCCAGATCCTTGGGTGGGGAAAATTACGGCCTACTCTGTTGGGTCCATTCATGATGGAGTTATCAATAAGGTGACAAATTTCGGAGTATTTGTGACGCTTGAAGAAGATGTCAATGGACTCGTCCATACTTCCGAATTTGTGGAAGAAAACGCCGATCCGGAAAAACTGTACAAAGAAGGAAATGAAGTGACGGTAAAAGTTTTGGAAATTTTGAATGATGATCATTCTTTGAGACTGAGCTTTAAAGGCGTGGAAAGCGGAGGAAAGAGAAAAGCCGCCGAGGAACCTGTTCAAAAGGAGGAAGAAAAAACTCCAAAAGTAGAAGCGTCTGGAGATGAAAAAAAAGAAGAAGGCAAGGAGAAAAAAGTCACAAAGAAAAAAGCGGCTCCCAAAAAAGAGAAAGCTTCTGAAGAAAAGCCAAAAAAGCCTTCGAAAAAAGCGTCGTCAAAAAAAGATGAATAG
- a CDS encoding YlxR family protein: MSKKRNIERMCIITRKILPKDQLFRIAATKDGKILLDEDGKTLGRGMYVQKNLEIIKNLFSEKKRGLWNWALKREPSAEEREEILRKILRSA; this comes from the coding sequence ATGAGTAAGAAGAGAAACATTGAGCGAATGTGCATTATCACGAGGAAAATTCTTCCAAAAGATCAGCTTTTTCGTATTGCGGCGACAAAAGACGGAAAAATCCTTTTAGATGAAGATGGGAAAACACTTGGGAGGGGAATGTATGTCCAAAAAAATCTAGAAATTATAAAAAATCTCTTCTCTGAAAAAAAACGGGGACTCTGGAACTGGGCGCTAAAGCGTGAACCTTCGGCTGAAGAGAGAGAAGAGATTTTGAGAAAAATTCTTCGCTCAGCTTAA